CACGCTGCCGCGGCGCCTCCTGAGCGACGGCCCCGAGGGCAGCGACGGAGACGGCGGCGACGGCGACAACGAGGACGACGACAACGGCGACGACGAGCTCGTTATCGACATCCCCGAGTGAGCCCCTCGTTAGCGACATCCCCGAGTGAGCGGCCGGCGGGGGAGCCGCTGATCGATCGAGGGAGGGATCCGCCATCCTGAGCGATCGGTTGAGTGAGTGGCGGCCCTGAGTGATTGGTTGATGGATTGAGTGATTGATTGAGTGATTGATAGCTGTGATTGATTGAGTGATTGATTGAGTGATGGATTGATTGATTGACAGCCTCGAGTGATTGATTGAGTGATTGACAGCTCGAAGTGATCGATTCAGTGATCAATTGAGTGATTGACAGCCCTGAGTGATTGCTTGATTAATTGAGTGATTGAGTGATCAATTGAGAGATTGACAGCCCTGAGTGATCGATTGAGTGATGGATTGAGTGGTTGACAGCCCTGAGTGATTGTTTGATTGAATGATTGATTCAGTGATCAATAGAGTGATTGACAGCCCTGAGTGATcaattgattgattgattgacaGCCCTGAGTGATCGACTGAGTGATCGATTGAGTGATGGATTGAGTGGTTGACAGCCCTGAGTGATTGCTTGATTGAGTGATTGATTCAGTGATCAATTAAGTGATTGACAGCCCTGAGTGATTGTTTGATTGAATGATTGATTCAGTGATCAATAGAGTGATTGACAGCCCCGAGTGATTGGTTGATGAATTGAGTGATTGATTGAGTGATTGACAGAGTGATTGACAGCTCTAAGTGATCGATTGAGTGATGAATTGATTGACAGCCCTGAGTGATTGATTAACTGAGTGATTAACTGAGTGATTGACAGCCCTGAGTGATCGATTGATTGAGTGATTGACAGCCCTGAGTGATTGCTTGATTAATCGAGCGATTGATTCAGTGATCAATTGAGTGATCAACAGCCCCGAGTGATGCATTGAGTGATTGATTGAGTGATCGATTGATTGATTGTCAGCCCCAAGTGATGGACTGAGTGATCGATCGACAGTCCAAAGTGATTGATTAGAGTGATTGGCAGCCCCGAGTGACTGATTGATTCATTGATTGATTCATTCCCCTTCCctgaggggtttaagggacgggtggacgaggcgctgagggacacgggttattgatcgatgggaatggttggactcattgATCCTGGAGGagttttccaacctggtgatcctgtGATCAGCAGCCCTGAGCGATCGATTGAGTGATTGATGAGTGATCGACAGCCCCAGGTAATTAGTTGATTGAGTGATCAATGCCCTGAGACAATGGAGACGACGATGATCGATTGAGTGATTGATGAGTGATTGAGTGACAGCCCCAAAGCAATTGATCAGCGATCGATTGATCTACTGAGTGATCAGCAGCCCCAGAGCAATTGATTAGCAATCGATTGATTGATTGATGCGCGATCGATGGGCGCTGgctcagctggagaaggggatttgggggaaaaaaacccgtTTCTGGtgagaaaatgtcattttggggaaaaaatggtgtctagaagggaaaaaaagcatttttgtgtggaaaaaacctgaattttgggggagaaaatgtaaaaatggggggaaaaaagatggttttggtggaaaaatggtgtttttggggtgaaaatgaTTGGAATTCTGAGAGGGGAAAAACTTGGGAGGGAAATTGGGGAGGAAAAGCGCaatttgggaggaaaaaagaagaattttggGAAAACTCAGCGGCTCTTTGGGGAAAAACCATTAGTATTTGGGGAAAAGGGATGGGATTTCTGAAAAACGAATTTTTGAGAGAAACCCCTGGAATTTTGAGGGAAACGTGGGGGAGACGGAaggtttttttggggaaaatggGATTTTGGGGGAAAACTTTGTGGATTGaggagggaaaaagggagggaCGGGTGGGAAAAAGGTGGATTTTGAGGAAAACTTTACAATTTTGTGGAGAAAACACGCAGCGTGGGAGGGAAAAAGTTGCAATTTTGTTCAAATGTGGGAAAATTGGGGAGAAAAACCttattttgagggaaaaaatctAGAAATTAGGGGGGGAGGGTGGATTTTCCCGCCAagcggagggggcgtggcctccccAACCACGTGGTTCCCTGTGAGTCCCACGTGCTCATTCATAAAATCGAGGCCCCGCCCCTTACGCCCCACGTGACCTccccaagccccgccccctccatTCATAAAACCTGGAGCTGCAGTGGGCATTGAGGGTCTTTATTGGCCCCCGtaggccccgccccctttctatggggcagggggcgaGGTGGGGGGGGACGACACgcgccgtggggcagggccGGGGGGCGCTCCTggatccgtggggctggggggtgaggGTCCTCGACGCCGCGGCGCTCCCGGATCCGTGGGGTTAGGGACGAGGGTCCTCGACGCCGTGGGTCGCGCCGTGGGTCGCGCCGTGGGTCGCTCACCAGGCGGGGCCGGCGCTGGGCGCCCCCTCGAGGGGCAGCGCGGGGGCCGGGGGCGCGGGGGCCGCCATGGGGCAGGGCTCGGACGAGCCTGGGGGCGGCCGCgtgacccacagcgacccataaccacccctccctgccccacagcgacccataaccgcccctccctgccccacagcgacccataACCGCCCCCCCgccctgccccacagcgacccataaccacccccccgccctgccccatagcgaccaaGAGAGACCCCATAAccgcccctccctgccccacagcgccCTCCCCCACACacgctatggggcagctcccCTCCCCaaggctctatggggcaggatccctgtgctatggggcaggggctcTATTTGGCAGGACCCcaggctctatggggcaggatccccgtgctatggggcaggaccccaggctctatggggcaggggctctatggggcaggatcccaaagctctatggggcaggatcccaAAGCTCTATGGGGCAAGATCCcaggctctatggggcaggaccccaaagctctatggggcaggaccccaggctctatggggcaggatcccaggtgctatggggcaggatcccaGGCTCCCTGGGGCAGGACCCcaggctctatggggcaggatcgcAAGGCTCTATAGGGCAGGATCCCAaagctctatggggcaggatcctaggccctatggggcaggatcccaaagctctatggggcaggatcccaggctctatggggcaggatcccaggctctatggggcaggatcccaaagctctatggggcaggatcctaggccctatggggcaggatcccaaagctctatggggcaggatcctaggccctatggggcaggatcccaaagctctatggggcaggatcccaggctctatggggcaggatcccaagctctatggggcaggaccccaggctctatggggcaggatcccaggctctatggggcaggatcccaggctctatggggcaggatcctaggccctatggggcaggatcccaaagctctatggggcaggaccccaggctctatggggcaggatcccaAAGCTCTATAGGGCAGGATCCCAaagctctatggggcaggatcctaggccctatggggcaggatcccaaagctctatggggcaggatcccaaagctctatggggcaggaccccaggctctatggggcaggatcctctgccccatagagccgTGCCCCGTAGAGCCCGGGAGctcatcccagcaccccagcgcCGTATCCCTGCCCCCCGGCGTGGCAGAGCACCCCGTTCCgcgcccccccggccccccacCTTTGTCGCAGAGGGCGCAGGCGTGGCCGGGGCGCTGCCCGTGCACCTTCATGTGGTCGGCGATGTAGGCGGCGCTCAGCAGCTTCCCGCACACGTGGCACGGCACCTTCTCCTCGTGCCGCACGGCGTGCGCCCGCAGGCGGTCCTTGGTGGCGAAGGCGGCCTCGCACGTCTGGGGGGGGGCGGAGACGGGGAGCCGTGGGGCGCTacgggggctctggggggtccctataggtctctaCGGGGCCCTGTGGGGTCCTTATAGGTCTTTACGGGTCTCTACAGGTCCctgtggggtccctataggtctctatgggtccctgtggggtccctataggtcttTATGGGTCTCTGTGAGTCCCTGTGGAGTCCCTATAGGTCACTATAGGTCCctgtggggtccctataggtctctatggatCCCTGTGGGGTCCCTGTAGGGTCCCTATGGAGTCCCTATAGGCCTTTATGGGTCTCTCTGGGGCCCTGTGGAGTCCCTATAGGTCTTTATGGATCCCTGTGGAGTCCCTAcaggtctctatgggtctctacaggtccctgtggggtccctataggtctctgtgggtctctacgGGTCcatgtggggtctctatgggtccctgtgggtcgcTATGGATCCCTGTGGAGTCCCTATAGGTCTTTATGGGTCCatgtggggtccctatgggtccctgtggagTCCCTATAGGTCTTCAagggtctctatgggttccTGTGGAgtccctataggtctctatCGGTCTCTACGGGTCTAtgtggggtccctataggtctctgtggggtccctataggcctttatgggtctctgtgggtccctgtggAGTCCCTATAGGTcgctatgggtccctgtggggtccctatgggtctctatggatccctgtggggtccctataggtcttcacggtctctatggggtccctataggtctctaCGGGTCCGTACGGGCCCCTGTGGGTCTCACCTGGCACTTGAAGGGCCGCTCCGTGCTGTGCACCTGCCTCACGTGGCTGTTGAGGTGGTCGGGCCTGGGGGGGGGAACATCCcgctgctcccagtgctcccagttcagaCCAGTCACCCCCCACCCGCCCAGTCCCTCACTGGGAGAGGCTCTTCCCGCAGTGGCTGCAGCCGTAgggccccccagtccctcccagtgccccccattcccccaCCCCCTCACCGGGAGAAGCTCTTCCCACAGTGGCTGCAGCCGTAGGGCTTGTGGACGGCGCCGTCGTGGCAGCGCACGTGGTAGCTCATGCGGTCCTTGCGCTTGAAGCGCTGCTGGCACACGGGGCACTGGTAGGGCTTCTCGTCCGAGTGCGACAGCTTGTGCCGGTTGAGGTGGTAGACGTCGCGGAAAGCTTTGCCGCACATCTCGCACGCGTGGCTCTTGCGAGCTCTCTTCGGCAGCGCCGACGAGGCCGAGGGcgacgccgccgccgccgcctccgccgccaGCCCGGAGACGCTCAGCAGGCTGAGAGGAACCATCGTGGGCATCTTCATGGGCGCCgggcgcggcgggcgggcgcCGCTGTGGATGGCCTCGTGCCGGCGCAGGTTGTAGCCGTTCTTGAACTCCTTGGCGCACAGCGAGCAGATGTAGGGCCCTTTGCTCTTGGATTTGCGCGGCGGCTCCGGCGGcgccggaggaggaggaggaggtggcggaggaggtggtggtggtggtggaggagccGGGACGGCATCGGGCGCGGCCGGAGGGGGCTTGAGCGCGGCGGCGTCCACCGTGGTGGCATCCGGCGGCGTGGGGAGAACCGGGAGGAGCTCCACCTGCAGCGGCTCCGCGGACGGGGCCGGAGGCGGCGCGGCCGCCTGGAGGGGACACGGTCACCGGGGACACCAGAACCAGCAGCTCCGGCACTCGCGGTGGCACCAGGGACACCAGTGTCACCAGAACCAGCAGCTCCGGGGCCACCAGTATCACCAGAACTAGCAGCTCCGGCACTCACGGTGGCACCAGGGACACCAGTGTCACCAGAACCAGCAGCTCCGGGGCCACCAGTGTCACCAGAACCAGCAGCTCCGGCACTCGCGGTGGCACCAGGGCCACCAGTGTCACCAGAACCAGCAGCTCCGGGGCCACTAGTGTCACCagaaccagcagctccagcactcGTGGTGGCACCAGGGCCACCAGTGTCACCAGAACCAGCagctccggggccaccagcgtCACCAGAACCAGCAGCTCCAACACTCGTGGTGGCATCGGAGCCACTAGCGTCACCGGAACCAGCAGCTCCGGCACTCGTGGTGGCACCAGGGCCACCAGTGTCACCagaaccagcagctccagggccACCAGTATCACCagaaccagcagctccagcactcGTGGTGGCTCCAGGGACGCCGTCTCTGCCCCCCAGTACCACCAGTGCCCCCAGTATCACCCCTGTGAGCAtcaccagctctcccagtgctcccattaTGGCCAGTGTAACCCCGTCTCCATCCTCCAGTGCTCCCACTATCACCAGTAGGACACTGTCTCTGGCCCACAGTGCCACCAGTGCCTCAAGTACCCTCATTGTGAGTatcaccagtgctcccagtatggccaGTACAACACTGTCTCCATCCTCAGTGCCACCAGTGCCCCCAGTATCCCCACTATGAGCATCTCCAgcacccccagtgctcccagtacggCCAGTACAACGCCGTCTCCATCCTCCAGCGCCCCCAGTATCCCCACTATGAGCATCACCAGCGCTCCCAGTCCGGCCCCCTGAGCATGCGCGCCGCGGCCCCCATCCCCTCCAGTccccccagcgctcccagtcccCCGCTGTTCCCGccctcccagctttcccagtacccccccccacccctaacccccccctccccccctccgccccccccccccatcccccgttcccgcccccgcccctcccccccGGGGCGGTACCTGGAAGATGAAGCTGCTCCAGTTCGCGGGGTCCATGGCGGGGCCGGAGGGGGCGGTGGGACTaagggggggggtggggtgggtgaggggtggggggggggtggggggcggggggcgagccgggaaggggaggggggaggggaggggcgggggggggcgcgcgcgcAGAgcgaggggaggaggaggagggggggggaggggagggaggagggagggggggggggtggggagcgGCCTGAGCCCCCGCCCTGCGCGCGAGCCCCTCCCCGCCCCGAATGGCGCCGCGCCCCGCGCTGCCCCCGCCTTTATatagcggggggggggggggggggggtgtgtgtgtcaCGTGACGCGGGACACGCCCCCTCCGGCCGCCGCGCGCCGCTCGGGCCACGTGACCTTCCGCTCACAATAACCagccctcccccccccccccccccacttcttcccgcgcgcgcgccccccccGCTAAAGGCGCGGACGGGATCACGTGATCGGAGGGACacgcccccccccgccgccgcgcGCCGCTCGGGCCACGTGACCTTCCGCTCCAACCCCCTCACGCGAATCACGTGACCCGCGTTTAAAGGGGGGGTGGGTCATGTGACGCACGGGATGGACACGCCCCCTCCCGCCGCTCGCACCACGTGACCCACACCCCCGCGCGCGCCCCCCCCGCCTTTTATAAGGGCGGAGAGGTCACGTGGCCAAAGGGAGGGACACGCCCCTCCCGCGCTCGCATCACGTGACCCCACGCGCTTTCCCGCCATTTTTTCCAGCCCAGGCGCCCGCCGCCATTTTGTCACGAGGCGGCGGCCATTTTGTGTCACGAGAGCCCATCTcgaccccccccccaccccatttcTGCACCTTTCTGCACCCCCCTGGCGAACGGcgggggggttcgggggggatTCATGATTATTGTGATCAGCTTATAGAATGTTCCTTCCCCTCAGAGCGCTGGGCCCCCTCCCTGAGGGCTCCTCGCGCACAGAaccacccccatccccacacaaCCAAACTTCAAACTCAAAACCAGCTTAAAACACAACTTAAACTCAAAGACAAAACATTCACCACTTCACGATTGCCGCTGACACGCGTCTCCTTAACGCCCGTTCTCACAGGGGCCTCTACAGCCCTTAAGGGAATTCGAGGACCCCTCTTGGATCCCCACGACCCCTTCATAGACCCCCCCAAAAGCGCTAAGGGACGCGCTGAACACTGACCCCCCCGACCATTCTGGagtccccagggcccttctaaatgcccccagacccttctagagcccctcgcgTTTCTTCTAAGTGCCACCAGACTGTTCTAGAacccctcgtgtcccttctaaaagcccccagaccgaTTGAGAGCActccagggctcttctaaaggcccccagacccttctagagaaactcaagacccttctaaaggaccccaaacccTTTTAGagaaccccagacccttctaaaggcccccagaccattctagagtccctcacatcccttctaagggtccccaggccattctagagcccccagggccattctaaaggccccaagacccttctacagcccctcaCGTCCCTCCTGTAAGCCCCTAGAACCTTCTAGAgtactccagagcccttctaaaggcccccagacccttctagagctccccagggcccttctaaaggcacgcagacccttctagagccctttatgtcctttctaaaggcccccagacccttctagagcaatccagagcccttctacagGCCCTCAGGCTCTTCTAAAGcacccctgagcccttctaaaagcccctagacccttctagagactccagagcccttctaaaggaccccagacccttctagagtccctcatgccccttctaagggcccctagacccttctagggccctccAAAgcaattctaaaggctcccaaaCCCTTCTTGagcctccctgagcccttctgaaggcccccaaactattctagagcccctctcaccccttctaagggcccccagactcttctagagccccccagagcccttctaaaggacaccagacccttctagagccctttatgtcccttcttaaggaccccgacccttctagagccctccagagcccatctaaaggcctccagatccttctagagcccctctggacaattctaaaggctcctagacccttctagagccccccaggcccattttaaaggcccccagacccttctagagggctccagagtccttctaaaggcccccagacccttctagagtgccTTTGGACCCTtctttaaggcccccagacacttctagagcacctgacgtcccttctaagggccaccagacccttctagagtcctccagggtgcttctaaatgcccccagactcttctagagcccccctgagcccttctaaaagcccccagacccatctagattgcctcttgacccttcttaatgcccccagaccattctagagcccctcacattccttctaaaggcccccagacccttctagagctctgcagagcttttctaaaagcacccagacccttctagagcttcccaGGGagcctctaaaggcccccagacccttctagagcccccccgagcccttctaaaggcccccagacacttctagagactcccagagcccttctaaaggcccccagaccattcttgatcccctcatgtcccttcttaaagcccccagacccttctagatccacacagggcccttctaaagcctcccagatccttctagaacccctcaatgcctttctaaaggcccccaaaccattctagagcccaagaaggcccatctgaaggcccccagacccttctagagcccccctgagcccttctgaaggccccagacacttctagagccccccccccggAGCccttctaaacgcctccagacccttctagagctccccaggcccattctgaaggctcccagacctttctagaggcccccagagcccttctaaaggcccccagacacttctacagcgcctctggacccttcttaaggccccaagacccttcaagagcaactgacgtccattctaaaggcccccagaccgttctagagccccccagggtgcttctaaaggctcccagacccttcgggagccctccagagcccttctaaaggccccctaacccttctagagcccccctgagcccttctaaaagccccaagaaCCATCTAGAttgcctcttgacccttcttaatgccaccagaccattctagagcccctcacgttccttctaagggcccccagacccttctagagttctgcagagcctttctaaaagcacccagacccttctagatccccctgaGCCCATCTAAAGatctccagacctttctagagcaccTCCGgactattctaaaggccctcagacccttctagaggaccaCAAAGTCCTTCTAAAgaccctcagacctttctagagcccgccaggtcccttctaaaggcccccagacacttctagagccccccagggaccatctaaaggctcccagaccctcctagagcacctgacgtcccttctaagggcccccagacccttctagagcatctc
This portion of the Phaenicophaeus curvirostris isolate KB17595 unplaced genomic scaffold, BPBGC_Pcur_1.0 scaffold_442, whole genome shotgun sequence genome encodes:
- the LOC138735100 gene encoding myc-associated zinc finger protein-like; translation: MDPANWSSFIFQAAAPPPAPSAEPLQVELLPVLPTPPDATTVDAAALKPPPAAPDAVPAPPPPPPPPPPPPPPPPAPPEPPRKSKSKGPYICSLCAKEFKNGYNLRRHEAIHSGARPPRPAPMKMPTMVPLSLLSVSGLAAEAAAAASPSASSALPKRARKSHACEMCGKAFRDVYHLNRHKLSHSDEKPYQCPVCQQRFKRKDRMSYHVRCHDGAVHKPYGCSHCGKSFSRPDHLNSHVRQVHSTERPFKCQTCEAAFATKDRLRAHAVRHEEKVPCHVCGKLLSAAYIADHMKVHGQRPGHACALCDKGSSEPCPMAAPAPPAPALPLEGAPSAGPAW